Part of the Sphingomonas sp. IW22 genome is shown below.
GCGGACCTTCGCCTTCCTCTGCATGGACGAGGCAATGGTCGATATGGTCGTTGATGAGCGCGCGCTTGGCGCTGGCTATGGCGCTTTCGACGGCCTGGAGCTGTTGCGCAATGTCGACGCAGGGTCGCTCCTCCTCGATCATGCCGACAATGCTGCGCAGATGACCGGCAGCGCGGTTGAGCCGCTTGATGATCGCCGGGTGGCTGGTGTGTGCGTGATGGGCCATGCCCCCATGTAGTGCGCTCCACCGGGCGCTGTCGAGTATCCCTCCGGGGGGATAGACAATATCCCCCCGGGGGGATATGTGGCGAACATGCTCAGCGTTCTCGCCAACCGCACCTATCGGCACCTGTTCCTCGCGCAGATCATCGCGCTGATCGGAACCGGCCTCGCGACGGTCGCGCTTGGCCTGCTCGCCTACGACATAGCGGGCGGCAGCGCCGGGGCGGTGCTGGGGACGGCGCTCGCCATCAAGATGATCGCCTATATCGGCGTTGCGCCGATCGCCGGCGCCTTCGCCAACAGGGTGCCGCGTCGCGCGCTGCTGGTCAGCATGGACGTCATCCGCGCCGGGGTCGCCGTCTGCCTGCCGTTCGTGAACCAGGTGTGGCAGGTCTATGTCCTGATCTTCGTCCTGCAATCGGCATCGGCCGCGTTCACCCCGACCTTTCAGGCCACGATCCCCGACGTGCTGCCGGAGGAGCGCGACTACACCCGAGCGCTGTCCCTATCCCGTCTCGCCTACGACATGGAGAGCCTGACGAGCCCGATCCTCGCGGCCGGGCTGCTGACGGTGATGAGCTACCACTGGCTGTTCTCGGGCACCGCGATCGGCTTCGTCGCGTCGGCGCTGCTGGTCGTGTCGACCGTCCTGCCCCGACCGGCGCCGGTCGAGGCGGAGGGCGGCATCTACGACAAGACGACGCGCGGCACGCGCATCTATCTCGCGACGCCGCGTCTGCGCGGCCTCCTAGCGCTGACCCTGACCGCCGCTGCGGCGAGCGCAATGGTCATCGTCAACACCGTGGTCATCGTGAAGGGCATGGGCCTCGGGCAGCGGGACGTCGCGCTGACCCTCGCCGCCTTCGGGGGCGGCTCGATCACCGCCGCTCTGACCCTGCCCCGCATCCTCGACCGGATCGCGGATCGGACCGTCATGCTGGTCGCTGCGGCCGTGCTGACGCTGGCGCTGGCGGCGCTCGCCGCGATCACCGCCACCATGCAGCCAGGCCCCGCCTATTGGCACGTCCTGCTCGGCGGATGGCTGGTGCTTGGCGTCGCCTATTCGGCGAGCGTCACACCGTCCGGACGGCTGCTGCGCCGATCGGCCAACGCCGACGATCGCCCCGCCCTGTTCGCGGCGCAATTCGCGCTGAGCCACGTCTGCTGGCTCGTCTGCTATCCGCTCGTCGGTCAGCTCGGCGCCCGCGTCGGGATGGAAGCGGCGTTCGGCGCAATGGCGATCCTTGCCGCGATCGGCACCCTGGTCGCTGTCCGTCTATGGCCGGCGAACGACCCAGACGTGATCGCGCATGAGCATGGTGACCTCGCCGCCGACGATCCGCATCTGACCGTCCACAGCCACGGCGACCACCCTTATGTGATCGACCGCCGGCATCCGAAATGGCCGGGCAAGTGATTTCCTTGCCCGATAACCGACGTCCGCCTACGCTGCGCGCGATGGCGATGCGTCGTTCCTCTTCCGCGATCCTCGGAGTCGTGCTGGCGCTTGTCGCCATGCTCGGCCTCGTGGTCGTGTCGGGGTGGCACAGCGCGATGATCCACGACCACAGCGTCGTTCAGGTTGCCGCGGTCGATCACCATCACGACCACGACCAGGCCGATGACCATGCGGTTGCGGCGGAGCAAGACGATCATGCGCCCGCCAAGCAGGGCGGTGGCGACGGGCCGGTGCATCTTCTCGCCCATGCAGCCGGTCATTGGGTCGCCTTCGACGGCCCGGCGACCGCGCCGGTGCCGGCGCTTGTGGCCGCTCGCGCGTGGTCGATCCTAACGGCATCGCTCATCGGCGGCATCGATCCGTCCAAGCTCCTGCGCCCTCCGCGCGGCTGAGTCTCGCCGGCGCGCGACGCGCTGACTGACTTACCCCCGGAGGATCATGGACTATGAACGGCAGTTATCGCCGGCAGCGCGTGCTTGCGCTGGCCGGCACGCTCGCGGCGCTATGCCCCGCAGGCGCAGCGTGGTCGCAGACCGCGCCCCCATTCGCACAGCTCTTGAGCCAGACGCGCGACGTGCCGCGCGTCACGGCGCTAGAGGCCGACGTCGCGCGAGCGCGGGGCCTTGCCGAGCAGGCACGCGCGCGTCCCAACCCGTCGATCAACGTCTATGCCGAGAACTTCGCCGGCGACCTTGATCGCAACGCCCGCAATCAGCAGCAGACGACCTTCCAGATCGACCAGCCTATCGAGCTGGGCGGGAAGCGATCGGCCCGGATCGCCGCCGGCGAAGCCGGCATCGTCGCTGCGCAGGCGCGGAACCGCGACGGACGCCTCGTCTATGCGACCGAGCTGGCGCGCGCCTATGTCGGCGCCGAGATCGCCGATCGCCGCATCGCGCTCGCCGAGGACGAGGTTGAGGAGGCAATCGCCGACCTGAAGGTGGCCCGTGCCCTCGTCGGGGCGGGCAAGGAAGCCCGGCTGCGCCAGGTGCAGGCGGAAACCGAACTCAACACGCTCCAGGCTGATCTTGAGAACGCCCGCGCGCTCAAGACGGTCGCGCTGGCACGGCTGTCCGCCCTCGCCGGCTCGCCCACGCCGTTCACCGGCGTTTCGGAATCGCTGCTCGATCGCCTCGACGCCAGGCCGACCATCGGGCCGATCGACCCGATGCAGGCGACGACGGTGCGCGTCGCGGAAGCCGAGCGCGATGCGGCCGCCCGGGCGGTGACGGTCCAGCAGCGTCTCGCCATCCCGAACGTCACCGCCCAGCTCGGGGTCCGCCAGCTCCGCGTGGCAAGCGGTCCGGCAGTCGTTGCCGGCGTATCGGTGCCCCTGCCCTTCTTCGATCGCAACCGGGGCAACATCGCCGCCGCGCGCGCCGATCTGCAAGGGGCCGAGGCGCGGGCCGCAGCGGCACGGCTCGAAGCGGAGGCCGGCACCCGCGCCGGGCTCGCGCTGGTCGAGGCGGCCGATGCCCGTGCCGCTGCCGCACAGCGCACGATGGCGACGGCCGAGGAAGGCTATCGCCTCGCCCGCATCGCCTATGAGGCGGGCAAGTCGCCGCTGATCGAACTGCTCGCCGCCCGCCACAATCTCGGGGTCGCTCGCGGCGTCATTCTCGATGCCGCTGCCGCCCGTCTCGACGCTCGCGCCAATCTCGCCCGTCTTCAGGGCCTCACCATCACGGGGGAAGCGGTCCAATGACCGACAGGAATCGTCTTTACACCGGCGCCGCCATCGGCCTGGTCGCCGCCGCGGGGCTCGGGTTCGGTGCCGCGCGCCTTACCCAATCGCCCGTCCCTGCACCCGCTGCCATGGAGGCGACGGCAGCGCCGGCCAAGCCGTCGAACACGGTCGCGATGACATCCCAGGCGCTCGCCGCCTCGCAGATCGCCGTCGCCCCCGCAGCCGCCGGCGAGCTGGACGCCGCAATCCTAGCCTCCGCCACGGTCGAGGCCACCCCCGATGCCGAAGCGGTGCTGACCGCCCGCGCGCCGGGCGCGGTCAGCCGGATCATGGTCCGCATCGGCGATCCCGTTCGTGCCGGTCAGACCCTCGCGCTGGTCGAGAGCCGTGACGCCTCGCAGATCGCGGCCGATCGCTCGGCCGCATCGGCGCGCGTGACCCTTGCCGCTCGCCAGCTCGCGCGAGAGCGCAGCTTGCTCAATCAGGGTGTCAGCCCCCGTGCCGACTTCGAGTCCGCACAGGCCAACCTCGCCGTCGCCGAGGCCGATGCCCGGCGCGCCAGCGCCGCAGCCGGCGCCGCGCGCGTGTCGGGAGACGGGCGCTCCGTCGCCGTCGTGAGTCCGGTGGCGGGCCGCGTCACCAATGCCGCCGCCAATCTCGGCCAATTCGTCGCGGCCGAGACCGAGCTGTTCCGCGTCGCCGACCCGCGCCGTCTCCAGATCACCGCCAGCGTGCCCCCCGCCGATGCGGGCCGCGTGCGTGAAGGCGACCGCGTGGAGCTGACCACCAACGACGGTCGCACGATCGAGGGACGCGTGCGCTCGTCCACCGGCGTCGTCGATCCGCAGTCGCGGACCGCCACCGTGATCGTGACGCCGACCGCAGGCGGCAGCACGCTCGCCCCCGGCCAGCTCGTCCAGGCGCGCATCCTCGCCAGCGGCGGTGCCGCCAAGAGCGGCGTGATGGTGCCGCAGGACGCGGTGCAGACGCTTGGGACCGAGAGCGTGGTGTTCGTGCGGACCGCCCAGGGCTTCCGCGCGCAGCCGGTCCGGATCGGCAGCCGATCGGGCGGCATGGTGGCGATCACCGGCGGCCTTTCCGCCGGCACGCCGATCGCCACCACCAATGCCTTCCTGCTCAAGGCCGAGATCGAGAAGGAGTCGGCGGAATGATTGGCCGCATCCTCTCCCTCTCGGTCCGGATGCGATGGCTCGTCGCCTTCCTGACCCTCGTCGTCATCGGCTTCGGCCTGTGGCAGATCACCAAGCTCCCGATCGACGCGGTGCCCGACGTCACCAACCGTCAGGTGCAGATCAGCACCTTCGCCCCGACGCTCGGGCCGGTCGATATCGAGAAGCAGGTCACGTTCCCCGTCGAAACCGCGCTTGCGGGCATCCCCGGCTTGGAGATGACGCGCTCCATCTCGCGCAACGGCTTCAGCCAGGTAACGGCGGTTTTCGCCGATTCCACCGATATTTACTTCGCGCGCCAGCAGGTCACGGAACGGCTCGCGCAGTCGCGCGACAGCCTGCCCGCCAACGCGCAGCCGATCCTCGCACCGCTCAGCACCGGCCTGGGCGAGATCTTCTTCTACTCGGTCGCCTTCCGTCACCCCGACGGCAAGGGCATCAAGACGGTCGACGGGAAGCCGGGCTGGCAGTCGGACGGCAGCTATCTCACCCCGGAAGGTGAGCGGCTGACCACCGAGCTGGCGAAGGCCGCCTATCTTCGCACGGTCCAGGACTGGATCATCCGCCCGCAAATGCGCGCTGTGCGCGGCGTCGCCGGCGTCGATTCCAACGGCGGCTATGTGAAGCAATATCTGATCGAGCCGAACCTGAACGCGCTCGCCAGCTACGGCCTGTCGGTGACGGAGCTGGCGGACGCGATGGAGCGCGCGAACCTCTCCGCCGGGTCCAACTATGTGCGCCGGGCCGGCGAGAGCTTCCTAGTCCGCGCCGATGCCCGGCTGAAGTCGATCGAGGACATTCAGGAGGCGGTCGTCGCCACCCGCAACGGCGTCCCGGTCCGCGTCAAGGACGTGGGCCAGGTCGTGATCGGCGGTGCAGTCCGCACCGGCTCGGGTAGCCGCATGGGATCGGAAGCGGTCATTTCGACCGTGCTGATGCTGGTCGGCGACAACAGTCGCATCGTCGCAACCGATGCCGCCGAGAAATTGACGCAGATCAACAAGGTGCTGCCGCCCGACGTGTTCGCCGAGCCGGTCTATAATCGATCCAAGCTCGTCAATGCCACGATCGCGACCGTCGAGAAGAACCTGACCGAAGGCGCGCTGCTCGTCATCGTCGTCCTGTTCCTGCTGCTCGGCAATATCCGCGCCGCGCTCATCACCGCCGCGGTCATCCCGATCACGATGCTGATGACGGCGGCCGGCATGAACGGGCTTGGCGTGTCCGGCAACCTGATGAGCTTGGGCGCGCTCGACTTCGGCCTGATCGTCGACGGCGCGGTCATCATCGTCGAGAACGCGCTACGCCGCCTCGCCGAGCGTCAGGAGCATGAGGGTCGCCTTCTCACCCGCGAGGAGCGGATGGAGGAAACCACCCTCGCCGCGAAGGAGATGGTGCGGCCGACCGTCTATGGTCAGCTCATCATCTTCCTCGTCTTCGTGCCATTGCTCACCTTCCAAGGCGTCGAGGGCAAGACGTTCGCGCCGATGGCGATCACGTTGATGGTGGCGCTCGCCTCCGCCTTCGTCCTGTCGCTGACCTTCGTGCCGGCGATGATCGCGATCGTGGTGACGGGCAAGGTCAGCGAGACCGAGGTGAAGCCGATCCGCTGGTTCAAGGAACGCTACGCCCCCGTGCTGGGGCGGGCCGTTGCCCGGCCGATGCCCTTTATCCTGGGCGGCGTCGGTGTGTTCGCAGCGGCGGTGCTGAGCTTCGGCCTGCTCGGCGAGGAGTTCATGCCGCAGCTCGACGAGAAGGACATCACCGTCACCAACTTCCGCGTGCCATCGGCCTCGATCGACCAATCGACACAGATGCAGCTTCAGATCGAGAACGCCCTGAAAACGCTTCCCGAGGTGGCGCTGGTCTTCTCCAAGAACGGCAACGCCGACCTTGGCACCGATCCGATGCCGCCCAATGCGTCGGACACTTACGTCATCCCCAAGCCGGAAGATGAATGGCCGGCAGAGGTGAAGAGCAAGGAGGACATTCTTCGCCGCATCGAGGAGCGGATGAAGCCGCTCATCGGCAACCGCACCGAGATCCAGCAACCGATCCAGATGCGGTTCAACGAGCTGATCGCCGGCGTCCGGTCGGACGTCGCGATCAAGCTCTACGGCGACGACCTCGACGCGATGAGCGAACAGGCGAAGCGCATTGCCGTGGCAATGCGCACCATCCCCGGCGCGGCCGATGTGAGTGCCGAGCAGACGTCGGGTGCCCCGACGTTTGACGTGCAGATCGATCGGCAAGCGGCAGGTCGCTACGGCCTGTCGGTAGAGGAGGTGGCGAACACCGTCTCGGCCGCGCTCGGCGGTCGCGAGGCCGGGCTGCTGTTCGAGGGCGACCGCCGCTTTGACGTGGTGGTCCGCCTCCCCGACGCGCAGCGCGACGACGTGGAGACGCTGGGCTCGATCCCGGTGATGCTGCCCGCGGCCGAGGGTCAGGTCGCGCGCTCGATCCCGCTCAGCCAGGTCGCGCGGTTCAGCTACACCCAGGGGTTGAACCAGATCAGCCGCGAGAACGGCAAGCGCATGGTGGTCGTCCAGATCAACGTGCGCGGGCGCGATCTAGGCGGCTTCGTCCAAGAGGCGCAGGCCAAGATCGGCCAGATGCAGCTTCCCGCCGGCATGTATACGGCGTGGGGCGGCACCTTCGAGAGCCTGCAATCCGCGCGGTTGCGGCTCCTGATCGTCGTGCCGATCTGTTTCCTCGCCATCTACGCGCTGCTCTACATGGCGCTGGGGGGCTTCATCCCTGCGGCGATCGTGTTCTCGGCCGTGCCGATGGCGCTGGCGGGCGGCGTGTTCGCGCTGTTGCTGCGCGGCATCCCCTTCTCGATCACCGCCGCTGTCGGCTTCATCGCCCTATCGGGCGTCGCGGTCCTCAACGGGCTCGTGATGATGAGCGCGATCGGGAAGCGGCGCGAGGAAGGGCAGAGCGACGACGAGGCGATCGTGGGTGGCGCGATGGAGCGCGTCCGCCCAGTGCTGATGACGGCATTGGTCGCGTCGCTCGGCTTCGTGCCGATGGCGCTCGCCACCGGCACCGGCGCCGAGGTGCAACGGCCGCTCGCGACCGTCGTCATCGGCGGCCTCATCACCTCGACCGCCCTCACGCTGCTGGTGCTGCCAGCGATCACCGCGCTCGCAAGCCGTTGGTCGCATCGGCGCCGCACCGACCCTGCCACTCCTACCCACGCCATCGCGTGACGAACCGGAGACGAGACACCGTGGACATATCCATCACCCGCCCGTGGCGGCTCCCGCCGCCTTTTCGCGCCGCGTCAATGTTCATCGCGGTCGCCGCGGCGACATTCATGGCGAGCGCCGCCTACGCACACGGCGTCGCCGAGGGCGATCAGGCGTTCATTGAAACGATCAACGGACCGGCCCCGGGCGCCTTCCTCTACCTTGGCGCCAAGCACATGGTCACGGGCTACGACCATCTGCTGTTCCTGTTCGGGGTGATCTTCTTCCTCTACCGGATGAAGCAGGTCGCCGCCTACGTGACGCTCTTCGCGATCGGCCACAGCACGACGCTGATCGCCGGCGTCCTGCTCGGCACCCACGTCAACCCCTACGCGATCGACGCCATCATCGGCCTGTCCGTCGTCTATAAAGCGCTCGACAATCTAGGCGCCTATCAACGCTGGTTCGGCGTCCAGCCCAATACCAAGGTCGCGGTGCTGGTCTTCGGCCTGTTCCACGGCTTCGGCCTAGCCACCAAGCTCCAGGACTTCGCGCTGCCGTCGAACGGGCTGTTGGTGAACCTGCTGTCGTTCAACGTCGGCGTCGAGATCGGCCAGTTGCTCGCCCTGTCCGCGATCTTGATCGGGATGGGCTATTGGCGTCGCACCCCCAGCTTCCGCCGACACGCCATCGCCGCGAACGTGGTCCTGATGACCGCCGGCTTCGTCCTTACCGGCTACCAGCTCGCCGGCCTCATTCTCGAAGGGAACGCCTGATGACCAGCTCGAACCTCCCGAATGCCGGCGATCTGCCGACGCTACACCAACTCAATCGGGCGACCCTCACCGCGTTCGGCGTCGCCGTCGTGCTGCTCGTCACCACCATCCTTCCCGCGGAATATGGCGTCGATCCGATCGGCACGGGCCGTCTGTTCGGCCTCACCCGCATGGGCGAGGTCAAGCAGGCCGAACATGCGGCCGAGGCCGCGACGGCACCCGCAGTCACAGCGCCGTCGCCGGCAGCATCGGGCGCGCCGGCTACCGCACAGACCGCCGAGGTCAAGATCACGCTCGCGCCCGACGAGGGCCGCGAGGTGAAGGCCGACATGCGCGCCGGGGATCGAATGACATACGCATGGTCGACCGGGGGACCGGAGGTCCGCTTCGAGCTGCATGGTGAGGAACACGGCGCGCCCGCCGACCAATATTCCAGTTACGAGAAAGGCTCATCCGCCGGCGAGAAGGGCGAGTTCCAGGCGCCGTTCGACGGGATGCACGGGTGGTATTGGCGCAACCGCACCGCTGCGCCCGTCACTATCACCGTGACGGCCACCGGCACGTTCCGCAGCTTCGCCGCCAAGCCGAAATCCTGATCGCAGCACCCCCGTTCCACCGCTTTCACCACGAGGAGAAGACCATGAAATACGCTGTTCTGGCATTCGCGGCCCTGATCGCTGCCCCCGCTGCCGCCCACCCCGACCATGACGACGAGGCGCACAACCAGGCGCCGGCCGACGTCGCCCGTCAGCATGTCGTGCGCATGGTGGCGCAATCGAAGCTCGCTCCGAGTTGGTCCAAGGCGACTGTGCAAGGCACCGAGAAGCGCACCGCCAACGGCGTTCAGCAGACCGTCGTGACGTTCACCAACCCCGCCGAGCCCGCCGCCAAGCGCACGCTCCACGTCGTCATGGGCGCCGATGGCAAGGTCGTGTCCGCCACCCCATCGGCTCGATAACACACCGCTGGATGGCTTAGTCCGCCGCCGCGCCGCTACCGAGCGGCGCGGCGCACCAGACATCACCCGACGACGGGGACACAAGGCCAAGAATGTTTGCGGGCCGAGCGCTTCGCCTAACGGATATTCATTGAGAATCAGGGCGGATCGATTAGACCGGTTTTCGGAGGCTTTGTCCGCGGCGACGCGAGCATTGCCTTCTTCCGTTTCAGGGCAATGGCTTCGGACGGGTCCACCTTAGCCTCGCTGATTGTTCATCTTGTCGAGCGCTGTTCGCAGGCTTCGTGCCAGCTTGCCGGCATCATCGTTCGCCCAGAAGTGCATGAAGAATAGCCGCGGTTCGTCGTTCAGCATGTGATTGTGAAGCGCGGTGACTTCGATTCCGCCGGCTCGCAGGGCGCGAAGCACCAGGTCCACCTCACTCGCAATCATCACGAAGTCGCCTGTGATCGCGGCCTTGCCGTTGCCGGTGGGCTGGAAATTGATCGCCGTTGAGGTGCCCATCGATGCCGGCGTGACCATGCCTCCGTCCATCAGCCGTTCGGCGCGGGGGAAGCTGTATTGCAGCACGCCGCCGTTGGGTTTGCCCTTGGCGCCGAGCGCCTGATCGAGTGCGGCGGCATTTAGGTCGATCGGAGACGACGCGCCCGCTCCCGAAGGTTGCGAGTCCCGCGAGGGCGAGACGAGCGGGGTCGCGCTGGCCGCGAGTGCCTGATGCAACGCCGTCGCGAGCTTCACGGGATCGCCGTGCCCCGCGACGTGCATATACATGGTCGCCGGCGCCGACCGTAGCAGGTGGTTGTGGAGCGCCGTGATCGTGAAGCCTGATGCGAGCAGCCGGCTCATCACCGGGTTCACTTCCTCATGCGTCAGCACCAGGTCGCCCATGACCATCGCTTCGTCGCCCATCGGCTGAAACGCCGCCCAGGAACCAAGCGCAAGCGCCGGCTTGATCGCCACGCCGTCAAGCGTCACCTTCAGGTCCGAGCGCGGAAAGCCATAACGATGGACGCCGCCCGCCTGTTCGGTGCCGGGCCGCCCCAGCGCGCGATCGACCGCAGGCCAGTCGGGTGCGGCCGAGGCTGGAGCCGTGATGCCGAGGGTCAGAACCCCGGCTAGCAAAATCGCTTTCAACATGCGCACCACTCCGTCCTGAGTAACCGTCACAAGCCGACGAACAGGGTCGCGCTCAACACATGGTTGGTCCGATCCTCGCCACGGCGGAAAACACGCTGATTGAGATAGCCGGGCTCCAGTCGCATCCGCTTGGCTACGGGCAAGCCGACACCGACGAAGGTGCGCCACTGATCCACCCCGTCCCGGGCGCCCCATTGTGTCGAGTTCAGATTGAAGAACCCTTCGGTGAAGGCAACCGCCTGAACCGCGCCCTTGCGCGCGATCGGCACCTGCAACCGGACGAACTGGCGCAGCCGCCATCCCGTGTCATCGCGGCCCTCGATCATGCGCTGTTCGAGCCTGGTGCGGCTAATGACCAGAGGAGCGCCCGCTTTCGTTCGCAGGGCCGCGAACTGAAGCTGCTGCCAGATGCGATGTTCTTTGGTGGTCCGGCCTGTCTCCGGATCGGTGCGAACATAGGCGTAGCCGACCACGGCATGAGCGTCGCGACCGATCCGCGCGCCGATGGCCGGGCGCAAGACTAGCTGACTGCCGCCGCCAACATCGTCGATCGCGCGCGCCTGACCTTCAAGCCAGAGGAACAGGTCGCCGCGAACCGTTCCCGAGGCGATAACGGCCGCCCATGCCTGCGTATCGTCCTCGGCGACGGCGGGCTGGGCGGCTCCGAGCAGCAATGCGCCAATGAGCCATTGCAAGACCCACCTCATCGTATCGCTCCTAACGCGTATAGCGCCAGTCCGGCGGCCGACGTCGCCAGCAGCGTCGTGATGACTCCTGCCCGCGTCATGAAGATCGCGTAAGCAGCCCCCAATGACAGCACGAGGGCGGCCGGATCGATGCTGGTCAACACCGGCGCGTCGAACCGAATAGGGCCTGCCGACACCGCGATCGTCGTGCGGAAGAGTGTGTGCAGCGCGAACCAGATCGCGAGGTTGAGGACAACGCCGACGACCGCGGCCGTGATGGCGGATAGCGCGCCCGCGACCGCAGCATTGCCGCGCAGCCGCTCGATGAACGGCGCGCCGAGGAAGATCCACAGGAAGCACGGCACGAACGTCACCCAGGTCGCCAGCAACCCGCCGAGGGTTCCGGCGACCAGCGGTGACAGCGTTCCGGGATCACGATAGGCACCAAGGAAGCCGACGAATTGCAGGACCATGATGAGCGGTCCCGGCGTCGTCTCCGCCATGCCTAACCCGTCGAGCATCTCCTTCGGACCCAGCCAGCCATAAGTGCCGACCGCCTGCTGCGCGACATAGGCGAGAACGGCATAGGCACCCCCGAACGTCACCATCGCCATCGTCGAGAAAAACGTCGCTATCCGGCTGAACACGTCGTCGGGGCCAAACGCGACCAGAAGCGCCGCTACCGGCACCAGCCACAGCGCGAGCCAGACGATCGCCGTGCGCACCGTCTCCCGCCAGGTCGGGCGGGCGTGGTCGGGCAGTTCCTCGCCGAGCAGCGTATCGGCATCGGCAACGGTTGCGCCTTTCGAAGCGCCATGACCGCCACCGCGGAATGCGGTGCTCCCCTGCCGCGCCGACCACCACCCGATGATCCCGGCGCCCAGCACGATGAGCGGGAATGGCGCACCGGCGAAGAAGATCAGGACGAAGGCGACCGCAGCGAGGATTCGCGCCGGTGCGCTTTTGAGGGCGCGGCTGCCGATCCGCACGACCGCCTGGAGGACGACGGCCAACACCGCGGCCTTGAGGCCGAAGAACAGTGCCGAGACGAGACCTACACGGCCATAAAGGACATAAATCCAGCTCAGCGCCATGATCGCGACCGCGCCGGGGATGACGAACAGCACGCCGGCGACGATGCCGCCCTTCGTGCGATGCATCAGCCATCCGATATAGGTGGCGAGCTGCTGTGCCTCCGGGCCAGGCAGCAACATGCAGTAGTTGAGCGCGTGGAGGAAACGCTGCTCGCCGATCCACCGCTTTTCGTCGACGAGAATGCGGTGCATCACCGCGATCTGCCCGGCGGGTCCACCGAAGGATAGCATGGCGATCCTCAGCCAAACCCAGAAGGCTTCGCCGAGTGTGACCGGCTCCGGCCGGGCGCTTGTTCGCGCATCGATCGTCGCCACCGTCATGCCGAAATCTTCCCGCGTGCGGGTTGGTGCGAGGTCCAGTTGTGCTTTTCGCCCTGCGCGTCGCGGCTCCATCGATAGAGCGCATCATACACCGCCATACCGGCCTCAAGCTGGGCATGATCGTCATCGTGGATGCGTGAAAGACCAAGCGAGATGGCCAGCAACCCCGCGGCTTCGGGAGCGATGTCCAGACGATCCGTGTCCGCGCCGCGCACAATCGACGCGACCCGAACAAGAGCATCGTTGGCGCTCAGACCAAACGCTTCGAGCATCACGTCAAAGGTGCAGCGTTCGCCCCGATGGCTCCACAGCACACCTTGATCGGAAACGTCGAACGGCTCCGCCTGCTGCTGCGTGGCTATGGTCACCACTTCGCTGGGCGCGACGAAGAGAAAGCGGGCTTCCGGATCGATAAACCGGCGAATCAGCCAAGGGCAGGCAATGCGGTCGACCTTGGGTCGCGCCCGCG
Proteins encoded:
- a CDS encoding HupE/UreJ family protein, with product MFIAVAAATFMASAAYAHGVAEGDQAFIETINGPAPGAFLYLGAKHMVTGYDHLLFLFGVIFFLYRMKQVAAYVTLFAIGHSTTLIAGVLLGTHVNPYAIDAIIGLSVVYKALDNLGAYQRWFGVQPNTKVAVLVFGLFHGFGLATKLQDFALPSNGLLVNLLSFNVGVEIGQLLALSAILIGMGYWRRTPSFRRHAIAANVVLMTAGFVLTGYQLAGLILEGNA
- a CDS encoding DUF6488 family protein is translated as MKYAVLAFAALIAAPAAAHPDHDDEAHNQAPADVARQHVVRMVAQSKLAPSWSKATVQGTEKRTANGVQQTVVTFTNPAEPAAKRTLHVVMGADGKVVSATPSAR
- a CDS encoding DUF1259 domain-containing protein; this encodes MLKAILLAGVLTLGITAPASAAPDWPAVDRALGRPGTEQAGGVHRYGFPRSDLKVTLDGVAIKPALALGSWAAFQPMGDEAMVMGDLVLTHEEVNPVMSRLLASGFTITALHNHLLRSAPATMYMHVAGHGDPVKLATALHQALAASATPLVSPSRDSQPSGAGASSPIDLNAAALDQALGAKGKPNGGVLQYSFPRAERLMDGGMVTPASMGTSTAINFQPTGNGKAAITGDFVMIASEVDLVLRALRAGGIEVTALHNHMLNDEPRLFFMHFWANDDAGKLARSLRTALDKMNNQRG
- a CDS encoding DUF2490 domain-containing protein — translated: MRWVLQWLIGALLLGAAQPAVAEDDTQAWAAVIASGTVRGDLFLWLEGQARAIDDVGGGSQLVLRPAIGARIGRDAHAVVGYAYVRTDPETGRTTKEHRIWQQLQFAALRTKAGAPLVISRTRLEQRMIEGRDDTGWRLRQFVRLQVPIARKGAVQAVAFTEGFFNLNSTQWGARDGVDQWRTFVGVGLPVAKRMRLEPGYLNQRVFRRGEDRTNHVLSATLFVGL
- the chrA gene encoding chromate efflux transporter — protein: MTVATIDARTSARPEPVTLGEAFWVWLRIAMLSFGGPAGQIAVMHRILVDEKRWIGEQRFLHALNYCMLLPGPEAQQLATYIGWLMHRTKGGIVAGVLFVIPGAVAIMALSWIYVLYGRVGLVSALFFGLKAAVLAVVLQAVVRIGSRALKSAPARILAAVAFVLIFFAGAPFPLIVLGAGIIGWWSARQGSTAFRGGGHGASKGATVADADTLLGEELPDHARPTWRETVRTAIVWLALWLVPVAALLVAFGPDDVFSRIATFFSTMAMVTFGGAYAVLAYVAQQAVGTYGWLGPKEMLDGLGMAETTPGPLIMVLQFVGFLGAYRDPGTLSPLVAGTLGGLLATWVTFVPCFLWIFLGAPFIERLRGNAAVAGALSAITAAVVGVVLNLAIWFALHTLFRTTIAVSAGPIRFDAPVLTSIDPAALVLSLGAAYAIFMTRAGVITTLLATSAAGLALYALGAIR
- a CDS encoding chromate resistance protein ChrB domain-containing protein, which encodes MPSLNTISSDKLARLVALPGSPTLVDIRLAPKQAVPGSIFRSFDKPDDWSAIKAASVVVIDEAGDGRAVAAASILRSEGVAADALEGGFASWLAAGFSTVSLDHLPPRHSDGRTWWVTRARPKVDRIACPWLIRRFIDPEARFLFVAPSEVVTIATQQQAEPFDVSDQGVLWSHRGERCTFDVMLEAFGLSANDALVRVASIVRGADTDRLDIAPEAAGLLAISLGLSRIHDDDHAQLEAGMAVYDALYRWSRDAQGEKHNWTSHQPARGKISA